The sequence below is a genomic window from Anopheles cruzii chromosome 3, idAnoCruzAS_RS32_06, whole genome shotgun sequence.
CCTGTCCGTGAACAACTCATTGTCGTCGGGTCACAGCGACAACAGCTCGGGAGGTTCGCAGCTGTTTGAACTGACCCGCTCGCTGATCGACAACATTACGTCGGATGGTGGCAGTATCATGTCGCAAAGTTTGGACCCCAACATGTTGGCCACGAACAATAGCAGCGGCGGACCATCCTCGATGACCGACAGCATCCTTTTAGGCAAACAGCAAGCAATGGCGAATCAAAACCACAGTGGACTTTACAATGGTAGGctgtttgtttctctttctcgcgcgcaAGAATATTTGTTGTTCACGTTCGTTTTGGCCCTCACCAGATCAATCCACAACACCGTTGCCGGTCGTTTTGAGTGACGGTCCGCTGACTGCGGCATCGAAGatggttccggtgccggagtcACTGATGAGCCCGGACTGCGGGCCAAGCACAACCACCGCGGCCAGCATTGTGCAGCGTAATatgcaaaactgcaacaagCAACCTCAGCCGCAAACTCCGCAGATCCCGAAAGCCATAAAGACGAAGGGTAAGCAGCGCGACCGGGATCGCAGAGGGTTGAACATTTAATTTCGATTTCCTTTCTGCAGATAGCAACCGTTCGGTGGGGCAGATCGGTGGTGGCATTCCCGTGACTAGTGGGGCCACAAAGAGTGGCAGTCCGCGGGCAGTGAAGCGCAACAATAGCAGCGAGCGTTCGTCGCCATCGCTTTCGCCGCGCAAAACCCTCACGAACCACGCCACCAACGGGACGCCCCATTCGCGTCCCGTTTCGGCCCAATCGAAACACTCGGTACACCCGGCGACGGCCACCCCGTCGGAGTGTGGTTCGAGTAACGCCGTCAGTTCGGACGAGGAAAGTGAAGCGATCAATGTCGAAAAGTTGCGCACCATACGCCACAAGGCGGCACAGCAAACGCACCATCCGGGGACGAGTAAAATCAAAGAGAAGGAGCCAACCGCACCGAAAGCCACCACGTTGCTGGACGTCGTCGCGATCATCGACGATAATAAGGCGGTAGAAAATTCGGCCATATTCATTCAGAAAATTTGGCGAGGCTACGTGGCCCGGAAGCGGATGCGCGGTGTGGCCGAGAAGTTGTTCCACAAACGGACCAACGATCACATCCTGCAGCTGACGAAGGACATGCAGGTGACGAAGCAACAGTTGGAAGCAGGTCGCAAGATTCAGCAGCTTCAGATGCAAGCGCTGCGGCAACTCTGGCGGAAGGTGTCCGCGAtgaacaacaacggcagcaaacCGTCGATCAATGCTTGCCCGAcgcaggacgacgaggacgatggaACGGCCGGGTGTGAACCGTTGGCGGGCGACGGAATCGATGGGGGCGGTGCCACCAGCAGTACTTTGCAAGATCTCACCAAATCGTGCTCGATGCTGATGAACCAGGTGCAACAGCTGCAGAGTGCCGTCCAGGACATTGTGGGTTGCATGCAGTTTCTGGTGCACGTCCCTCAGTCATCACAGCAAAAGCACTGTAGCAGTGAAACACAAACGGAGATCGTGGCAGTGCACACGCCCCAAGCGGAGCAGCTGCCGCCCGATAGCTTTCCAACCGTCAAATCAAGCGCCGGTGTGCCAAACAAGGAGCAACACCCGCCGCAGGTCAACGGAGCCAGCAACAAGCTGACGAGACCCTCGACGCTGCCCATCGGTTCGTCGGAAACGTCACCAAAGATTGCCATTGAGCAGGAAGTGAAGTCAACGGAAGACGACGAAAGGAGTGCTACGCTGGGCAGCGTTGGCCAACCTACGCTGCTCATAGTGGAAGCCGATCGAGGAAGCGAAGAGGAAAACAACGACGGAGAGCAGAAGGAATGCGACGATCGGgaagtagacgaaaagaaggttTGCGCAgtggggccaccggaagtcaaGGTCACGATCACGGAAAAGGCTGACCAGTGAGAAAGGGAACACTTCGCTAACGAACGGTGCAGTTTTGATGAGGCGTTTGTGCATTTAGAAGCCGCGGAATCGAAtttgttgattatttttaagcTATTTATCTAAACAGCCGGCAAAGCAGATCGACGGTTGACCCAATCTTTAGTAAAATTCGTCTTCTGCAAACCCTTTGGTGGCCATGTGCATGTGGCAAGCACTTTTCCCTGGTCAGTGCATTTTCAAAGCCGAGTATTTCCTCCGGTAATAATTCCGTGACAACACCCCTCTCTGTACCACCGTTTGAGCGGAGATAGTTTCATCGGTTACACTTGATCGCCTCCAGAAGCTGTTCGCGTTCCGcgatttatgattattttacCTCCGATCTACACTACAAGTGCCTGTAATTATAATTAGTTGCAAAGACTAACGAGTAAATGATTCTACCttaagtgaagtgaagtgagtGGTGTGCTATCATAGGGTCGACAAAGAAGCATTGTCTGCGATCATCATTAGTTGCTAACAGCAGGAGATTAGTTTCAATTCCTAAGATCGATTTACCCAGCCTAGCGAAGGGCGACGAAACATTCCAACGAAACGGAGCGGTGGTTCACAAAACAGTAATgccaaatgatgatgatgcacgaTGAGGACAGGAATGCTCCAGGGGCGGTGTAGGTTTCCGATTAGTTTTACATTAAACAGTAGAAGTAGCACCGACAGTAGTAGATTCCGATATGCCGATATTTTACGAATAGCAGAGAGAGTATCTTAGAGTTAGAAGAGAACCTCAAAGGTAGGAAACCCGCCACATGGTCGGACATTGTTATTTGACGCGTCACGATTAGAAGCCGTTTCGCTAACAATCGAAAACGTTTTAACACCGAAAAGGTAACCCCGTTCGGTGTCACCGGAAGATTACCTACCTACGTATCGTTCCGCAAATAGGATCTCTTAAAAAGTTAATACTTTTACTAACCGGCATCGTAGTATTAGTGGACAGTTTGCGTTAGTTTATCACATTTCTGGGCATTCGCGCGATTAGCACTAAATAGGAGTAGCACTAGGTAACCGAACCCGTTCAACCCCCGATCGCTTTTACTGTGGGTCAATGAACCCTACACTTCTCATGCTCTCTGTACTCTGTGCACTCGCAACCTCTGATCTCTGTCGTGCTCCGCGTGCTATTGGTGTGCTTTTTGCGCTCGCGTTTCCATGCCAACCACCGGCATTCGGTTGTGCAGAGCGCCAATGTGTGCGCGAAAGGCAGGCGTTGGCAATGTCGTCCCGTGTTCAGCTTTCCGTTCCTAGGAGTGAACTCTTGATAAGAAGTAAACCATACCAAAGTCATAAAAAGCAGGCTATGCAACGAGCGCAAAACGAGGGAAAGTTCTTTCTCGCCAAACAAACTCCCAGAAAACGCTCCATCTCAAGCATGCATCACAAATGTACAGATATTGGGTATCTTTAGTCGTTTTTTGATACTTCTATCCTCTAAATCTTTAACAAAATAAACGTATTGATGCAAATTGCTACCGATTCATCGGTCCGTTTGACGTTGCTTCTCAATCCTCCTCGCTATCATCGTCTTCGGACTCGTTCTCTGCGACAAACTTCCGGTTCGTGTTCCGCACGAGACCGTCCTCATCCACGTCTTCCTCCAGTTCGCGCTTTCTGCTGAACTTTCGCGGCCAAACGCCCTCTTGCTCGAAAACCTTGATGTGCTCCGGCGTCAGTATCCGGCAGATTTCGGCTTTCACTTTGTTGCCCTCCTCGATCGGTTCCACCAGCACAAAGTCGCCGCGCTTGATCCACACATTTTTGCGAAACTTTACCGGCATCGACACCAGGAACCGCTCTTCGCCCTCCTGCGCCGTTTCCACTTCGTGCAGGTTGTTGCCGCGGCTGGCGACGATGCGCACAATGCTTTGGTTTTCCTTCGGCACATCGAACTCGTCCGCTTCCTGCTCCTTGAGGACGTGCTTTATTTTCGTTACACGGGACATCGGATGATCTGCCGGGACGGAAATGCGTAGTAATAGAGGAATATCAACACTTTTCTGTGACTCTTTTTTAGCGGCATTGATCACTGAAACAAAACCGTGCAAAGTATCACAACAAACACAGGTAGAGATCCTGTTTGAGAGGCGCGTAGAGAAACGTCAGGTTGGTGTG
It includes:
- the LOC128270867 gene encoding uncharacterized protein LOC128270867, which produces MDLEIEAQKPTLDLAKKCLKKVPKMEDAQQYKVLLLDDNELQKIDNIDCYLKIEKLSLCKNQLLRMYGVCRLHCLRELNLSCNGILTIEGLKDLVHLTHLNLECNNIKTIEHLNTNVNLQVLNLSENSITSVSDISFLKNLKELFLNGNRISHLRQCDKYLPQSLETLTLAKNNIFDLNEICTLSHLNNLNSITVADNPCVQMTGNAVGFDHRPFVLNWCMSVKHIDGFVVTAIESLKAEWLYSQGRGRQFRIGEQTALARYLSSVCPLSGEALENQNERKLRLILSKAQQHQRALQEQTTLGGADGSNQSANNSPSSLRRKGQATRIQSPRVSRLSGRQNSPDAMSNSYHGNLSVNNSLSSGHSDNSSGGSQLFELTRSLIDNITSDGGSIMSQSLDPNMLATNNSSGGPSSMTDSILLGKQQAMANQNHSGLYNDQSTTPLPVVLSDGPLTAASKMVPVPESLMSPDCGPSTTTAASIVQRNMQNCNKQPQPQTPQIPKAIKTKDSNRSVGQIGGGIPVTSGATKSGSPRAVKRNNSSERSSPSLSPRKTLTNHATNGTPHSRPVSAQSKHSVHPATATPSECGSSNAVSSDEESEAINVEKLRTIRHKAAQQTHHPGTSKIKEKEPTAPKATTLLDVVAIIDDNKAVENSAIFIQKIWRGYVARKRMRGVAEKLFHKRTNDHILQLTKDMQVTKQQLEAGRKIQQLQMQALRQLWRKVSAMNNNGSKPSINACPTQDDEDDGTAGCEPLAGDGIDGGGATSSTLQDLTKSCSMLMNQVQQLQSAVQDIVGCMQFLVHVPQSSQQKHCSSETQTEIVAVHTPQAEQLPPDSFPTVKSSAGVPNKEQHPPQVNGASNKLTRPSTLPIGSSETSPKIAIEQEVKSTEDDERSATLGSVGQPTLLIVEADRGSEEENNDGEQKECDDREVDEKKVCAVGPPEVKVTITEKADQ
- the LOC128275255 gene encoding probable RNA-binding protein EIF1AD, with translation MSRVTKIKHVLKEQEADEFDVPKENQSIVRIVASRGNNLHEVETAQEGEERFLVSMPVKFRKNVWIKRGDFVLVEPIEEGNKVKAEICRILTPEHIKVFEQEGVWPRKFSRKRELEEDVDEDGLVRNTNRKFVAENESEDDDSEED